The following proteins are encoded in a genomic region of Acetobacter oryzoeni:
- a CDS encoding Hint domain-containing protein, protein MATDTWTGAAGDNNWNTASNWSGGVPTSDSDVVINTNTTQNQTINIPSAIEISSLTITGDTNVALNNYTGDSSQRVGFTVDNDISMDNYSGTLQVNSLYLMAYGNMTGGTVAIDNSTVQPSGTFTSVASFWPTANSDNPNYLNLTGSQKSVPSVINFSSYDAITFNTRQSDDGSTAIKIKWVSLGGNTYKVVNAANPDDVLVESLTFVQNESPDKIGYDGDTATINCFLAGSLIETPEGLRKIEDMQVGDAVCIYADGKKKVSHVTWAGHAPVQVNTALKQDEAGYPIRILANALTDNVPSTDLLITPEHCLFFDGKFVPARMLVNGGSIFYDTSITSYEYYHIETAQHSIIKANGVLTESYLDTGNRAAFQQSGTVVTIGRRTPAKSWEHDAAAPLCVDRAFVEPLFHALNYRKNSIAGRHAAPAAVETTANPDLHLITQSGAIVHPMRRTMHQYSFMLPPNTQSVRIVSRASRPADVIGPFVDDRRYMGVAIADIQLLSADDKHTITAHLQAEKPAGWYATEPAGCVWTNGDAVLPLDGYLTHGNMGMLSMTVQAGGPYIVEDHKEAETLAHSA, encoded by the coding sequence ATGGCAACCGATACATGGACTGGCGCTGCCGGTGACAATAACTGGAATACCGCAAGCAACTGGTCCGGCGGTGTTCCGACATCAGATTCTGACGTGGTGATTAATACAAACACCACCCAGAATCAGACAATCAACATTCCATCTGCCATTGAAATCTCAAGCCTCACCATTACAGGTGACACAAACGTTGCGCTGAACAATTACACCGGTGATTCTTCACAACGTGTTGGCTTTACTGTTGATAACGATATCAGCATGGATAATTACAGCGGAACACTTCAGGTAAATTCGCTCTATCTGATGGCCTATGGCAATATGACCGGCGGCACCGTTGCCATTGATAACTCCACCGTTCAGCCATCTGGCACCTTTACGTCTGTTGCGTCTTTCTGGCCAACCGCAAACAGTGATAACCCAAATTACCTTAATCTGACGGGATCACAGAAATCTGTTCCTTCCGTCATCAATTTTTCCAGCTATGACGCAATCACTTTCAACACCCGCCAATCCGATGATGGCAGCACTGCCATCAAGATCAAATGGGTTTCCTTGGGGGGTAACACCTACAAAGTTGTAAATGCGGCAAACCCGGATGATGTTCTGGTGGAGTCCCTCACCTTTGTGCAGAATGAATCCCCAGATAAAATTGGCTATGATGGTGATACCGCAACCATCAACTGCTTCCTTGCTGGCTCCCTGATTGAAACGCCAGAAGGCCTGCGCAAGATTGAAGATATGCAGGTTGGTGATGCCGTTTGCATTTATGCAGATGGTAAAAAGAAAGTCAGCCACGTAACATGGGCAGGCCATGCCCCTGTGCAGGTCAATACCGCCTTAAAGCAGGATGAAGCCGGTTACCCCATCCGCATTCTGGCCAATGCTCTAACAGACAACGTGCCCAGCACAGACCTGCTGATTACGCCCGAACACTGCCTGTTCTTTGATGGCAAGTTTGTGCCCGCGCGCATGCTGGTAAATGGTGGTTCCATTTTCTATGATACCTCCATTACATCTTACGAATACTATCACATTGAAACCGCGCAGCATTCCATCATCAAGGCAAATGGTGTGCTCACAGAAAGCTATCTGGATACAGGCAACCGTGCTGCCTTCCAGCAGTCTGGCACAGTTGTAACCATTGGCCGCCGCACCCCCGCAAAAAGCTGGGAGCACGATGCCGCAGCCCCTCTGTGCGTAGATCGCGCATTTGTGGAACCCCTTTTCCATGCGCTGAACTATCGCAAAAACAGCATTGCCGGGCGCCACGCTGCCCCCGCAGCCGTTGAAACAACCGCAAACCCGGATCTGCATCTCATTACGCAGTCTGGCGCCATTGTGCACCCCATGCGCCGCACCATGCACCAGTACAGCTTTATGCTGCCGCCCAACACGCAATCTGTGCGCATTGTTTCCCGCGCCAGCCGCCCGGCAGATGTGATTGGCCCGTTTGTGGATGACCGCCGCTACATGGGCGTTGCCATTGCAGACATTCAGCTTCTGTCTGCCGATGACAAGCACACCATCACAGCCCATCTGCAGGCTGAAAAACCCGCTGGTTGGTACGCCACAGAACCCGCAGGCTGCGTATGGACAAATGGTGATGCCGTGCTGCCGCTGGATGGGTATCTCACCCACGGCAACATGGGCATGCTTTCCATGACCGTACAGGCCGGTGGCCCATACATTGTGGAAGACCATAAAGAGGCAGAAACACTGGCACACTCTGCCTGA
- a CDS encoding inorganic phosphate transporter has protein sequence MSGTLLSPAAAPRPNMKGGTNQAFRMFFMGVVTAALVFVGYSVLADLRSAGENGMAIGAFALLALALLIALGFEFVNGFHDTANAVATVIYTNSLPPLVAVVWSGMWNLAGVLVSSGAVAYSVVTLLPVELILQVGSGAGHAMIFALLLSAIIWNLATWAFGIPNSSSHALVGSILGVGFANQLMSPAGSALYGVDWSQVRKVFSALLFSPVCGFVLAAGMLILMRLVIRNAALYRAPEGDAPPPLWIRGLLVGTCTGVSFFHGSNDGQKGMGLIMLILIGAAPTAYALNRAMPDDMMPAFVQTAQQAAHVFEVHGSAAPSLPSAEEARAQVTDALRTKTVARPEIYSALGVLSDDIAQSVGSYHSLQAIPAAAVPNVRTDMYLVAEAVRNMGKVSGFTGDESAELSKFMGQLNAGTRFIPTWVKIAVALALGLGTMVGWKRIVVTVGEKIGKTHLTYAQGAAAELVAMGTIGLAERYGLPVSTTHILSSGVAGTMVAGGGGLQWATLRAMAMAWVTTLPAAMLISGVLYFIFRHIF, from the coding sequence ATGTCCGGCACGTTGCTGAGTCCGGCTGCCGCACCACGCCCAAACATGAAGGGAGGCACCAACCAGGCCTTCCGCATGTTCTTTATGGGTGTGGTGACGGCAGCCCTTGTTTTTGTAGGGTATAGTGTTCTGGCAGACCTGCGGTCTGCTGGTGAAAACGGCATGGCCATTGGGGCCTTTGCACTGCTGGCTCTGGCGCTTTTGATTGCGCTGGGCTTTGAATTTGTAAACGGCTTTCATGATACGGCAAACGCCGTGGCCACCGTTATTTACACCAACAGCCTGCCCCCGCTGGTGGCGGTTGTATGGTCTGGCATGTGGAACCTTGCTGGCGTTCTGGTTTCATCCGGGGCGGTGGCTTATAGTGTTGTCACGCTTCTGCCGGTAGAGCTTATCCTGCAGGTTGGCAGCGGTGCCGGCCATGCCATGATTTTTGCCCTGCTGCTTTCCGCCATTATCTGGAACCTGGCCACTTGGGCCTTTGGTATTCCCAACAGCTCCTCCCACGCTCTGGTGGGTTCCATTCTGGGTGTTGGGTTTGCCAACCAGCTGATGTCTCCTGCCGGTAGCGCCCTGTATGGGGTGGACTGGTCTCAGGTGCGCAAGGTGTTTTCCGCTCTGCTGTTCTCCCCCGTTTGCGGCTTTGTGCTGGCAGCGGGCATGTTGATCCTGATGCGTCTGGTTATCCGCAACGCGGCCCTGTATCGCGCGCCAGAGGGTGATGCCCCGCCGCCGCTGTGGATCCGTGGTTTGCTGGTGGGCACCTGCACGGGTGTTTCCTTCTTCCACGGCAGTAACGATGGGCAGAAGGGCATGGGCCTTATCATGCTTATCCTTATTGGTGCGGCCCCCACGGCGTATGCGCTTAACCGCGCCATGCCAGATGACATGATGCCCGCCTTTGTGCAGACCGCACAGCAGGCCGCCCATGTGTTTGAAGTGCACGGCTCTGCCGCGCCAAGCCTGCCAAGTGCAGAAGAAGCCCGCGCACAGGTAACCGATGCGCTGCGCACCAAAACAGTGGCCCGCCCGGAAATCTATTCCGCCCTTGGCGTGCTGTCTGATGATATTGCACAGTCTGTTGGCAGCTATCATTCCCTGCAGGCCATTCCGGCTGCTGCTGTGCCAAACGTGCGCACAGACATGTATCTGGTGGCAGAAGCCGTGCGCAACATGGGCAAGGTTTCCGGCTTTACGGGTGATGAAAGTGCCGAGCTAAGCAAGTTTATGGGCCAGCTTAACGCAGGCACACGCTTTATTCCCACATGGGTTAAAATTGCCGTGGCGCTGGCTCTGGGCCTTGGCACCATGGTGGGCTGGAAGCGCATTGTGGTCACCGTTGGTGAAAAAATTGGCAAAACCCATCTGACCTACGCACAGGGTGCTGCGGCAGAACTGGTGGCCATGGGCACCATTGGCCTGGCAGAACGCTATGGCCTGCCGGTTTCCACCACGCACATTCTTTCCAGCGGTGTGGCTGGCACCATGGTTGCCGGTGGCGGTGGCCTACAATGGGCTACCCTGCGCGCCATGGCCATGGCGTGGGTAACAACCCTGCCCGCCGCCATGCTGATCAGCGGCGTGCTCTACTTTATCTTCCGCCACATCTTCTAA
- the ppk2 gene encoding polyphosphate kinase 2, with amino-acid sequence MTDQATDTLRAAEHERERMRQEIIDDLDEEIELELQEDGLDGSISESENAFRREYFRELVRLQTELVKLQDWVQATGQRIVVLFEGRDAAGKGGVIKRITQRLNPRICRVAALPAPTDREKTQWYFQRYVAHLPAAGEIVLFDRSWYNRAGVEHVMGFCTDEEYEEFFRSVPEFERMLVRSGIKLVKYWFSITDDEQEARFRARMEDRLKQWKLSPMDLESRRRWEAYTKAKETMLEKSSIEEAPWWVVQAVDKKRARLNCINHLLSLVPYKPVPRPEVVLPPRVYHSDYERQPTPDAMIVPEIY; translated from the coding sequence ATGACAGATCAGGCAACAGATACTCTTCGCGCTGCAGAACATGAACGTGAGCGGATGCGCCAGGAAATTATTGATGACCTGGACGAAGAAATAGAACTGGAATTGCAGGAAGACGGGCTGGACGGCAGCATTTCTGAATCTGAAAATGCCTTCCGCCGTGAGTATTTTCGGGAACTGGTGCGCCTGCAAACCGAACTGGTGAAGTTGCAGGATTGGGTGCAGGCCACCGGCCAGCGCATTGTGGTGCTGTTTGAAGGGCGAGATGCCGCAGGCAAGGGCGGCGTGATCAAACGCATTACCCAGCGGCTGAACCCCCGCATCTGCCGCGTGGCCGCCCTGCCCGCCCCAACAGACCGTGAAAAAACGCAGTGGTATTTCCAGCGCTATGTGGCGCATCTACCTGCTGCGGGTGAGATCGTGCTGTTTGACCGCAGCTGGTATAACCGCGCCGGCGTGGAACACGTGATGGGCTTTTGCACGGATGAAGAATACGAAGAATTCTTCCGCTCTGTGCCGGAGTTTGAGCGCATGCTGGTGCGCAGCGGCATCAAGCTGGTGAAATACTGGTTCTCCATCACCGATGATGAGCAGGAAGCCCGCTTCCGCGCCCGTATGGAAGACCGGCTGAAGCAGTGGAAGCTCAGCCCCATGGACCTTGAAAGCCGCCGCCGGTGGGAAGCCTATACAAAGGCCAAGGAAACCATGCTGGAAAAATCCAGCATTGAGGAAGCCCCATGGTGGGTTGTGCAGGCCGTGGACAAAAAGCGCGCGCGCCTGAACTGCATTAACCACCTGCTCTCTCTGGTGCCGTATAAACCTGTGCCCCGCCCAGAAGTGGTGCTGCCCCCGCGCGTGTATCACTCTGATTACGAACGCCAGCCCACACCAGACGCCATGATTGTGCCCGAAATCTACTAA
- a CDS encoding TonB-dependent receptor → MRCTLCGGPQVHKSKGYGVISGRSRNRQRVAMGQGPHQCRRVAAQRARRVLRCAGLMALGLWPIMAQAAQPDVAEHQHPHPHAHGRHNAGAHTAHHAGPPAAVEARSSTSVQVNAHRYDYMFQPAQHEPDATTHLTAELLRNRDITTLRGLEHVAPNLTMQSINGTASTNFYLRGSGFNDFTQNNMPTVLTYVDDVAYPYAAMTDGMMFDLASASVTPGPVGTEHGQSTTGGEVHLRTADPTDTWHFGASQDIASYARSRSEAYVSGPLAKGLDFRLAGQTRQGGGWQRDPENGDHLGDADLWALRGKLRWRPDDKTTIQLGGHFVQDNSEVVTPQAVHRIIGSTPLPDYGMGTDAQWSSNSTFDKLIGRRDGLKPSEHNQYWGADVHIVHDFGPVTFTSVSAFETERRGEYTDQDGTARQEADTYRTIDGNVFTQEARLNGSALGGRLNWVVGGYYQRSQMNQRFFFNYTDYAARGYMMSTSFGQNQQSVSEFGHVSYRLPHNVTIWAGLLHELDDRSITGLTSQIFGGATHNFHAESTASNQFAGQVGVSWQFVPNAMLYYKMSKGFKPGGFTANNTQVQAQLDPFHPETVLTYELGFKSDPIPNRLRINGAAFYNDYHNQQVVGTVLIPDYGPLSEITNAPKSESWGFEATLEANPISRLHIMQNIGWQRGDFQNFPNVDRTATNAYYAKHGTWNAIERNFAGVDNGSPKLTLNGEAMWRQPLGKGYRLDFGPDWQYRGSQAIVVGGTGYQRLPSYFLLGAHVTFRPPSGKWEATLYARNILDKRYAESGGMATTTYFYVPGEPRFIGGRVSCGF, encoded by the coding sequence ATGCGTTGCACGTTATGCGGCGGCCCGCAGGTGCACAAAAGCAAGGGGTATGGCGTTATTTCTGGCCGATCAAGAAACAGGCAGCGTGTTGCCATGGGGCAGGGGCCACACCAGTGCAGGCGTGTTGCGGCGCAGCGGGCGCGCCGCGTTTTGCGCTGTGCCGGGCTTATGGCGCTGGGCCTGTGGCCCATTATGGCGCAGGCCGCCCAACCCGATGTGGCAGAGCACCAGCACCCGCACCCCCATGCCCATGGGCGGCATAATGCAGGTGCGCATACCGCCCACCATGCAGGCCCACCCGCAGCGGTGGAAGCCCGCAGCAGCACATCCGTGCAGGTGAACGCCCACCGGTATGATTACATGTTTCAACCCGCCCAGCACGAGCCAGATGCCACCACGCATCTTACGGCGGAGCTGCTGCGCAACCGTGATATTACCACCCTGCGCGGGCTGGAGCATGTGGCCCCCAACTTAACCATGCAGAGCATTAACGGCACGGCCTCCACCAACTTTTACCTGCGTGGTTCCGGGTTTAATGACTTCACCCAGAACAACATGCCCACCGTGCTGACCTATGTGGACGATGTAGCCTACCCCTACGCCGCCATGACAGACGGCATGATGTTTGATCTGGCCAGCGCCAGCGTAACCCCCGGCCCGGTGGGCACGGAGCACGGCCAGTCCACCACGGGTGGGGAAGTGCATTTGCGCACGGCAGACCCAACAGATACGTGGCATTTTGGGGCATCGCAGGATATTGCCTCCTACGCCCGCAGCCGGAGCGAGGCCTATGTTTCTGGCCCATTGGCCAAGGGGCTGGATTTTCGGCTGGCGGGGCAAACACGCCAAGGCGGCGGCTGGCAGCGAGACCCCGAAAATGGTGATCATTTAGGCGATGCCGATTTATGGGCCCTGCGCGGCAAGCTGCGCTGGCGGCCGGATGATAAAACCACCATCCAGCTTGGCGGCCATTTTGTGCAGGACAACAGCGAGGTTGTTACCCCGCAGGCCGTGCACCGTATTATCGGTTCCACCCCGCTGCCCGATTACGGCATGGGCACAGATGCGCAGTGGTCTTCCAATTCCACATTCGACAAGCTGATCGGCCGGCGTGATGGGTTAAAACCCAGTGAGCACAACCAGTATTGGGGCGCGGATGTGCATATTGTGCACGATTTCGGGCCGGTAACGTTTACATCTGTTAGCGCGTTTGAAACCGAACGGCGCGGCGAATACACAGATCAGGACGGCACAGCACGGCAGGAGGCCGATACCTACCGCACCATAGATGGCAACGTGTTTACGCAGGAAGCGCGGTTAAACGGTTCTGCCCTTGGTGGGCGGCTGAACTGGGTTGTGGGTGGCTATTATCAGCGCAGCCAGATGAACCAGCGCTTCTTTTTTAACTACACGGATTACGCCGCGCGCGGCTACATGATGTCCACCTCCTTCGGGCAGAACCAGCAAAGCGTTTCGGAATTCGGGCATGTTAGCTACCGGCTGCCGCATAACGTCACCATCTGGGCGGGGCTTTTGCACGAGCTGGATGACCGCAGCATTACGGGCCTGACATCGCAGATATTTGGCGGGGCCACGCACAACTTCCACGCAGAAAGCACGGCCTCCAACCAGTTTGCGGGGCAGGTGGGTGTTTCATGGCAGTTCGTGCCCAATGCCATGCTGTATTATAAAATGAGCAAGGGCTTTAAGCCCGGCGGCTTTACGGCCAACAACACGCAGGTGCAGGCGCAGCTAGACCCCTTCCACCCCGAAACGGTGCTGACATACGAGCTGGGCTTTAAATCAGACCCCATACCCAACCGCCTGCGCATTAACGGTGCGGCGTTTTATAATGATTACCATAACCAGCAGGTTGTGGGCACGGTGCTGATTCCCGATTACGGCCCGTTAAGCGAGATTACAAACGCCCCCAAATCTGAAAGCTGGGGTTTTGAGGCCACGCTGGAGGCCAACCCCATAAGCCGCCTGCACATTATGCAAAACATTGGCTGGCAGCGCGGGGATTTTCAGAACTTCCCCAACGTGGACCGCACCGCCACCAACGCCTATTACGCCAAGCACGGCACATGGAACGCGATAGAGCGCAACTTTGCCGGGGTGGACAATGGTTCCCCCAAACTTACCCTGAATGGTGAGGCCATGTGGCGGCAGCCTTTGGGCAAGGGGTATCGGCTGGATTTTGGGCCGGATTGGCAATACCGGGGCAGTCAGGCCATTGTGGTGGGTGGCACGGGGTATCAGCGCCTGCCATCGTACTTTTTGCTGGGCGCGCATGTGACGTTCCGCCCGCCTTCTGGCAAGTGGGAGGCCACGCTTTACGCCCGCAATATTCTGGACAAACGCTATGCAGAAAGCGGCGGCATGGCCACCACCACGTATTTTTATGTGCCCGGTGAGCCACGCTTTATTGGGGGCCGTGTTTCCTGCGGGTTTTAA